In Rhodococcus rhodochrous, a single genomic region encodes these proteins:
- a CDS encoding polysaccharide pyruvyl transferase family protein, with translation MLEVTITRLRRRWPDAQIGVLTDVPLLLRAYHPTAKGITVLSTDPWAEPTVAEDFFAALGPRIVGPVALGAVRFRVWFPQKARGLRRRLERLARTRLPSEQTVEAPVSASEAAVRRPVYPGSAAAVEKASLLLVLGGGYITDSDAAQAHRVFTLIEHACDHGVPVAMVGQGLGPLEDPLLQQRAAEVMPRVDFVSLREGLRGPAILERAGVPEDRILVTGDDAIELAYTECDTGPGSDIGVCLRLAAYAPVSGIARDTVRKVVQAVATEYSSTLVPLIIAEYRSQYRRSTLPIVRGADSVAEPPPRYTSPGQLVEQVSRCRVLVTGAYHLAVFALSRGIPVVALSSTRYYDDKFRGLEDMFGGGLTLLHLDDPALGSRLADAMHTSWQQADEVRGRLRARAREQIRMGHVAFEHVFALAERARVENH, from the coding sequence ATGCTCGAGGTCACGATCACGCGCCTGCGTCGCAGATGGCCCGACGCGCAGATCGGCGTGCTCACCGACGTCCCGCTCCTGCTCCGCGCCTACCACCCGACGGCGAAGGGGATCACCGTCCTCTCGACCGACCCCTGGGCCGAACCGACGGTCGCGGAGGACTTCTTCGCCGCACTGGGACCGCGCATCGTCGGCCCGGTCGCCCTCGGCGCGGTCCGCTTCCGGGTGTGGTTTCCACAGAAGGCCCGCGGACTGCGCCGCCGGCTCGAGCGGCTCGCCCGCACGCGCCTCCCGTCCGAACAGACCGTGGAGGCCCCGGTCTCCGCGAGTGAAGCGGCTGTTCGCCGGCCGGTGTACCCGGGCAGCGCGGCCGCCGTCGAGAAGGCCTCCCTCCTGCTCGTGCTCGGCGGTGGCTACATCACCGATTCCGATGCCGCCCAGGCGCACCGTGTCTTCACCCTCATCGAGCACGCCTGCGACCACGGCGTTCCCGTCGCCATGGTCGGCCAGGGCCTCGGACCACTCGAAGACCCCCTGCTGCAGCAGCGCGCGGCCGAAGTGATGCCTCGCGTCGACTTCGTCTCCCTGCGGGAGGGCCTCCGCGGCCCGGCCATCCTCGAACGGGCCGGTGTGCCGGAGGACCGGATCCTCGTCACCGGCGACGATGCCATCGAACTCGCCTACACCGAATGCGACACCGGCCCCGGAAGCGACATCGGCGTGTGCCTGCGTCTCGCCGCCTACGCCCCCGTCTCGGGGATCGCCCGCGACACCGTCCGCAAGGTCGTGCAGGCCGTGGCCACCGAGTACTCCTCGACACTGGTGCCGTTGATCATCGCGGAATACCGTTCCCAGTACCGTCGTTCGACGCTGCCCATCGTGCGCGGAGCGGACTCGGTGGCCGAGCCCCCACCCCGCTACACCTCGCCCGGACAGCTCGTCGAGCAGGTGTCGAGGTGCCGCGTCCTCGTGACCGGCGCCTACCACCTCGCGGTCTTCGCGCTCTCCCGGGGAATCCCCGTGGTCGCCCTGTCGTCGACCCGTTACTACGACGACAAGTTCCGCGGCCTCGAGGACATGTTCGGCGGTGGTCTCACACTGCTGCACCTCGACGATCCCGCGCTGGGAAGCAGACTCGCGGATGCGATGCACACCTCCTGGCAGCAGGCGGACGAGGTCCGCGGTCGTCTGCGTGCCCGTGCCCGGGAACAGATCCGCATGGGGCACGTGGCCTTCGAACACGTCTTCGCGCTCGCCGAACGGGCGCGGGTCGAGAACCACTGA
- the fdxA gene encoding ferredoxin, with the protein MAYVITSSCIDETDKSCMEECPVDCIYEGDRMMYIHPDECVECGRCEPACPVISIFHEEDVPDERRAFVEINAEFFSSVGSPGGARKIGRVGVDHPVVASWSDD; encoded by the coding sequence ATGGCCTACGTCATCACCAGTTCCTGCATCGACGAAACCGACAAGTCATGCATGGAGGAATGTCCGGTGGACTGCATCTACGAGGGCGACAGGATGATGTACATCCACCCCGACGAGTGTGTCGAATGCGGACGCTGCGAACCGGCATGCCCGGTGATCTCGATCTTCCATGAGGAGGACGTACCGGACGAACGCCGCGCGTTCGTCGAGATCAACGCAGAGTTCTTCTCCTCCGTCGGCTCTCCCGGAGGCGCCCGGAAGATCGGGCGTGTCGGAGTGGACCATCCCGTCGTCGCGTCCTGGTCCGATGACTGA
- a CDS encoding GNAT family N-acetyltransferase: MVRLRAPRFSDHREWRRIRLRDRAIIEPFWASSPLSWEARHTQEEWVQECLHLRSSRRSRGFVIEVDGHFAGQVNLFGIDHARRSAELGIWMDSAVGGRVIGHLAVSILMDYAFTTLGLYRLTAPICVDNLPAARGADRIGFVREVTMKKSFAAGGRRKDHILFAMTADRVPGGGLTARWSDPSTPVVLPVCSVDRRISPRSLTTGCRYVLGTAKRLAPGRTALQAAPAHVGGLILRPVHALSPPPLRRPRRDDEAVLEGVWQPSSPWAGWSGHAFGYRVEKAGRHLGTVGFEPIDLVRRDATLRVDATGDDNHPALLQAAEWLLDRAFGVLKIERVQTGVDSCNAVAAGFAKALGLTLEGRMRGITTPDDRLRDLDLWAKVADIHSDSETRRLDHATPVGE, translated from the coding sequence GTGGTCCGGCTCCGGGCCCCGCGGTTCTCGGACCATCGGGAGTGGCGCCGGATCCGCCTGCGCGATCGGGCCATCATCGAACCGTTCTGGGCGTCGAGTCCGCTGTCCTGGGAGGCGCGGCACACCCAGGAGGAATGGGTGCAGGAGTGCCTGCACCTGCGCTCCTCCCGCCGGTCGCGCGGTTTCGTGATCGAGGTCGACGGGCATTTCGCCGGACAGGTCAACCTGTTCGGCATCGATCACGCGAGACGCTCTGCGGAACTGGGTATCTGGATGGATTCGGCGGTGGGCGGCCGGGTCATCGGGCACCTCGCGGTGTCCATCCTGATGGATTACGCGTTCACCACCTTGGGGCTGTACCGGCTCACCGCTCCGATCTGTGTCGACAACCTCCCGGCCGCCCGCGGCGCGGACCGGATCGGGTTCGTCCGGGAGGTGACGATGAAGAAGTCCTTCGCAGCAGGAGGTCGTCGCAAGGACCACATCCTGTTCGCCATGACGGCCGACCGGGTGCCCGGTGGGGGACTGACCGCGCGGTGGTCCGATCCCTCGACCCCCGTCGTCCTGCCGGTGTGTTCCGTCGACCGGCGCATCTCGCCGAGAAGTCTCACGACGGGCTGCCGCTACGTGCTCGGCACCGCGAAGCGGCTGGCTCCCGGGCGAACAGCGCTGCAGGCGGCGCCCGCCCACGTCGGTGGGCTGATCCTGCGACCGGTCCACGCCCTGTCTCCCCCTCCGCTGCGGCGACCCCGTCGGGACGACGAAGCCGTCCTGGAAGGGGTGTGGCAACCGAGCTCACCGTGGGCGGGCTGGTCGGGGCACGCCTTCGGTTACCGTGTCGAGAAGGCCGGTCGGCACCTCGGCACGGTCGGTTTCGAACCGATCGATCTCGTCCGGCGCGACGCCACGCTGCGGGTGGACGCGACCGGCGACGACAATCACCCGGCGCTCCTGCAGGCAGCGGAATGGCTGCTCGACCGGGCGTTCGGGGTGCTGAAGATCGAACGGGTGCAGACCGGGGTCGACTCCTGCAACGCGGTCGCGGCCGGTTTCGCGAAGGCGCTCGGGCTCACCCTCGAAGGCCGGATGCGGGGCATCACCACACCCGACGACCGGCTGCGCGATCTCGACCTGTGGGCGAAGGTCGCGGACATCCACTCCGACAGCGAGACACGCAGACTCGATCACGCGACCCCCGTGGGAGAATGA
- a CDS encoding NAD(P)/FAD-dependent oxidoreductase — protein MTDLAQAVGATANTTVTDLLVVGAGPAGLYATYYAGFRGMNVVLVDSLPEVGGQVAAMYPEKPIYDIAGFPSVKGRELVDRLHAQAMSAEPVLLLGHTATTLEHVDDGIVVTTDLGHRIEAKALLITGGVGSFIPRELPVGSDYLGRGLRYFVPRPDDLAGEDVVVVGGGDSAVDWALSLEPVAASVTLVHRRPVFRAHERSVATLQKSSVRILTPHEVVAIGGEERIDSVTVRERGADPITISAGSVVAALGFIADLGPLDTWGLAQERRRILVDRHQQTSLPRVYSAGDISEYPGKVRLMSVGFGEAAAAVNNLAPLIDSSLSTTPGHSSDR, from the coding sequence ATGACTGATCTCGCACAGGCCGTCGGGGCGACGGCGAACACGACCGTCACCGATCTGCTCGTCGTCGGAGCAGGGCCCGCGGGCCTCTACGCCACCTACTACGCCGGCTTCCGCGGGATGAACGTCGTTCTCGTGGACTCCCTGCCCGAGGTGGGCGGACAGGTCGCGGCCATGTATCCGGAGAAGCCGATCTACGACATCGCCGGTTTCCCGTCGGTGAAAGGCCGCGAACTCGTCGACCGACTCCACGCCCAGGCCATGTCGGCAGAACCCGTCCTGCTCCTCGGGCACACGGCCACCACTCTCGAACACGTCGACGACGGAATCGTCGTCACCACCGATCTCGGGCATCGCATCGAAGCCAAGGCGCTGCTGATCACCGGCGGCGTGGGAAGCTTCATTCCTCGTGAGCTCCCGGTCGGCTCGGACTATCTGGGGCGCGGGCTCCGGTACTTCGTCCCGCGACCGGACGATCTCGCCGGCGAGGACGTCGTGGTCGTCGGAGGTGGCGATTCTGCGGTCGACTGGGCCCTGAGTCTCGAACCCGTCGCTGCGTCGGTCACGCTCGTCCATCGGCGTCCGGTCTTCCGCGCCCACGAGCGCAGTGTCGCGACGTTGCAGAAGTCGAGTGTCCGGATTCTCACCCCACACGAAGTGGTCGCGATCGGCGGCGAGGAGCGCATCGACTCGGTCACCGTCCGTGAACGCGGCGCCGATCCGATCACCATCTCCGCCGGCAGTGTGGTCGCCGCCCTCGGATTCATTGCCGATCTCGGTCCTCTCGACACGTGGGGGCTGGCCCAGGAGCGCCGCCGGATACTCGTCGACCGCCATCAGCAGACCTCGCTTCCGCGCGTCTACTCGGCCGGTGACATCAGCGAGTATCCCGGCAAGGTGAGATTGATGAGCGTCGGTTTCGGAGAAGCGGCGGCTGCGGTGAACAACCTTGCCCCGCTGATCGATTCGTCTCTGTCGACGACACCGGGGCACTCCTCCGATCGATGA
- the wecC gene encoding UDP-N-acetyl-D-mannosamine dehydrogenase, whose translation MADTFSGTVAVVGLGYIGLPTAVVLATRDIDVIGVDIDPRIVSAVSRGEVPFAELDLAVSLAGAVAMGTLSATDTVPLADAYIIAVPTPFNADHTADLSYVRRATEQIAPQLRGGEIVVLESTSPPGTTESVSRWLSELRPDLRLPHTDEGLPDIHIAHCPERVLPGRIMIEMITNDRVVGGITPLCAQRAASIYRVFCQGEICLTDAASAEMAKLVENAYRDINIAFANELSYVSDELELDVWEVIRLANRHPRVNILSPGPGVGGHCIAVDPWFIVGASPGSAKLIRTAREINDSKPNYVAQQVIETCSRFKNPTVACLGLTFKANVDDIRESPALHVVELIAKALPDVELLLADPFVHEVPDTLLGYESVRTARCRDAIAAADIVVELVDHDQFRSLSRSLLAGKVVYDTRGVWR comes from the coding sequence ATGGCTGACACATTCAGCGGCACCGTCGCCGTCGTCGGACTCGGCTACATCGGCCTGCCGACGGCCGTCGTCCTCGCGACCCGCGACATCGACGTCATCGGCGTGGACATCGATCCCCGTATCGTGTCGGCCGTCTCGCGGGGCGAGGTGCCGTTCGCCGAACTCGATCTCGCGGTGAGCCTGGCCGGCGCCGTGGCCATGGGGACGTTGAGCGCGACCGACACCGTCCCCCTCGCCGACGCGTACATCATCGCCGTCCCGACACCGTTCAACGCCGACCACACCGCCGACCTGTCGTACGTGCGTCGGGCGACCGAACAGATCGCCCCGCAGTTGCGCGGCGGGGAGATCGTGGTGCTCGAATCGACGTCACCACCCGGCACCACCGAGAGCGTCAGCCGGTGGTTGTCCGAACTGCGACCGGATCTCCGTCTCCCCCACACCGACGAGGGTCTGCCGGACATCCACATCGCCCACTGCCCCGAACGGGTGCTCCCGGGACGCATCATGATCGAGATGATCACGAACGACCGGGTGGTCGGCGGGATCACGCCGCTGTGCGCTCAGCGCGCCGCCTCGATCTACCGCGTCTTCTGCCAGGGCGAGATCTGCCTGACCGACGCCGCGAGCGCCGAGATGGCGAAGCTCGTCGAGAACGCCTACCGCGACATCAACATCGCCTTCGCGAACGAGTTGTCGTACGTCTCGGACGAACTCGAACTGGACGTCTGGGAGGTCATCCGTCTGGCGAACCGCCATCCCCGGGTGAACATTCTCAGTCCCGGCCCCGGTGTCGGCGGGCACTGCATCGCGGTGGACCCGTGGTTCATCGTCGGCGCATCGCCGGGTTCGGCGAAGCTGATCCGCACCGCACGCGAGATCAACGATTCCAAGCCGAACTACGTGGCCCAGCAGGTCATCGAAACCTGTTCGCGTTTCAAGAATCCGACGGTCGCATGTCTGGGGCTGACGTTCAAGGCCAACGTCGACGACATCCGGGAGAGCCCGGCCCTGCACGTCGTCGAGCTCATCGCCAAGGCGCTGCCCGACGTCGAACTGCTGCTCGCCGATCCGTTCGTGCACGAGGTTCCCGACACCCTCCTCGGATACGAGAGCGTGCGCACCGCGCGGTGCCGGGACGCCATCGCCGCGGCGGACATCGTCGTCGAACTCGTGGACCACGATCAGTTCCGGTCGCTGTCGCGCAGCCTCCTGGCGGGCAAGGTCGTGTACGACACCCGCGGGGTGTGGCGCTGA
- a CDS encoding IclR family transcriptional regulator, translating into MGDDDKGAPAIQAVERAAVILAAFSGARPRLTLNEITAVLGTSKATAHRYTKALRAVNLLRFDPAESVYTLGPQVLALAAAARAGLPVVRIAEPFMDQLLRDVQETVVLSVWDGESPIVVAAADHTDAIARITVNVGTRLSPTATAQGRVFCALLPEDEVPMLRRETKANPDFARELSAIRETGISLKSPVVNGVRTLAAPVFQGGRVVAALAVLSIAVPGEVDIDLQARELLKTAENLSAELGRV; encoded by the coding sequence GTGGGAGACGACGACAAGGGCGCACCGGCGATCCAGGCGGTCGAGCGCGCTGCAGTGATCCTGGCCGCTTTCTCGGGTGCGCGACCGCGCCTGACGCTGAACGAGATCACCGCCGTGCTCGGGACGAGCAAGGCCACCGCGCACCGGTACACGAAAGCATTGCGGGCGGTGAACCTCCTGCGATTCGATCCGGCCGAGAGCGTGTACACCCTCGGTCCTCAGGTGCTCGCACTGGCGGCCGCAGCGCGGGCCGGTCTCCCGGTGGTGCGTATCGCGGAACCGTTCATGGACCAGCTCCTGCGCGACGTTCAGGAGACCGTCGTCCTCTCGGTCTGGGACGGCGAGAGTCCGATCGTGGTCGCTGCAGCGGATCACACGGATGCGATCGCGCGGATCACCGTCAACGTGGGGACGAGGCTCTCACCCACGGCGACCGCTCAGGGCCGGGTCTTCTGCGCGCTCCTCCCCGAGGACGAGGTACCGATGCTGCGGCGGGAGACGAAGGCGAATCCGGACTTCGCCCGCGAACTGTCCGCTATCCGGGAGACCGGAATATCGTTGAAATCACCTGTTGTCAACGGTGTTCGGACACTGGCAGCGCCTGTCTTCCAGGGTGGAAGAGTGGTTGCTGCGCTGGCAGTCCTGTCCATTGCCGTACCCGGAGAGGTCGACATCGACCTGCAGGCACGCGAACTGCTGAAGACCGCGGAGAACCTGTCGGCAGAACTCGGCCGCGTCTGA
- a CDS encoding glutamate-1-semialdehyde 2,1-aminomutase, with amino-acid sequence MTESVDISAKFDRSARLQRRLHELVPGGAHTYARGPDQYPEHMTPILTHGDGAHVWDVDGNRYVEYGMGLRSVTLEHGYRPVAEAVTEAVRRGTNFSRPTLLEVEAAEDFLSLVPGADMVKFAKNGSDATTAAVRLARAATGRDHIAVCDHPFFSVDDWFIGTTPMSAGIPESSRSLTLRFRYNDLASLDAALTSHPVACGVLEAATATAEPAPGFLEGVRRLCDRHGALMVLDEMITGFRWSERGAQSVYGVRPDLSCWGKAMGNGFPISALAGRREYMELGGLGTDAERVFLLSTTHGPETASLAAFRAVVRAYETERPIERMEAAGTRLATAVNALSAEMGLDEYVRVEGRPSCLVFSTRGPDGVPSQEYRTLFLSELLDRGVLGQSFVVSAAHTDDDIDLTVAAVDAALVVYRKAIDAGSVRGLLRGRPVAPALRRFATPRRLP; translated from the coding sequence ATGACCGAATCCGTCGACATATCGGCCAAATTCGACAGGTCCGCGCGTCTCCAGCGGCGCCTCCACGAACTCGTGCCCGGCGGTGCCCACACCTACGCCCGCGGTCCGGACCAGTATCCCGAACACATGACGCCGATCCTCACCCACGGGGACGGCGCACACGTGTGGGACGTCGACGGGAACCGCTACGTCGAATACGGGATGGGGCTGCGGTCGGTGACGCTGGAACACGGCTACCGCCCGGTCGCCGAAGCCGTCACCGAGGCCGTGCGGCGTGGGACGAACTTCAGCCGCCCCACCCTCCTCGAAGTCGAAGCGGCCGAAGATTTCCTGTCGCTCGTGCCCGGCGCCGACATGGTCAAGTTCGCCAAGAACGGATCGGACGCCACCACCGCGGCGGTCCGTCTCGCGCGTGCCGCCACCGGGCGCGATCACATCGCCGTCTGCGACCACCCGTTCTTCTCCGTCGACGACTGGTTCATCGGCACCACGCCGATGAGTGCGGGCATCCCGGAGAGTTCGCGATCGCTCACGCTGCGCTTCCGCTACAACGACCTCGCCTCGCTCGACGCGGCCCTCACGTCGCACCCTGTGGCGTGTGGCGTCCTCGAAGCGGCCACTGCCACAGCAGAACCCGCACCCGGATTCCTCGAGGGGGTGCGCCGGCTGTGCGATCGTCACGGCGCGCTCATGGTGCTCGACGAGATGATCACCGGTTTCCGCTGGTCGGAGCGCGGGGCGCAGTCGGTCTACGGCGTGCGGCCCGACCTGTCGTGCTGGGGCAAGGCGATGGGGAACGGATTCCCGATCTCCGCGCTCGCCGGTCGCCGCGAGTACATGGAACTCGGCGGACTCGGCACCGACGCCGAACGGGTCTTCCTGCTCTCGACCACCCACGGACCGGAGACGGCGTCGCTCGCGGCCTTCCGCGCAGTGGTACGGGCGTACGAGACCGAGCGGCCGATCGAACGGATGGAGGCCGCCGGAACGCGCCTGGCCACCGCCGTGAACGCGCTCTCGGCGGAGATGGGACTCGACGAGTACGTGCGGGTGGAGGGCAGACCGTCCTGCCTGGTGTTCTCGACGCGAGGACCCGACGGGGTGCCCTCGCAGGAGTACCGGACACTGTTCCTGTCCGAACTGCTCGACCGCGGGGTCCTGGGCCAGTCGTTCGTCGTGTCGGCGGCGCACACCGACGACGACATCGACCTCACCGTCGCCGCGGTGGACGCCGCGCTCGTGGTGTACCGGAAGGCGATCGACGCCGGGAGCGTCCGGGGTCTGCTGCGCGGACGGCCGGTGGCGCCTGCCCTCCGCCGCTTCGCGACCCCGCGGCGGTTGCCGTAG
- the wecB gene encoding non-hydrolyzing UDP-N-acetylglucosamine 2-epimerase, with protein MEKVLVVYGTRPEAIKMAPVVTALQRSEVLEPVVAVTGQHREMLDQVNTLFGIEPSHDLDILTQRQGLEAITAKALGGVSDVIAREEPGAVLVQGDTTTCFAAALAAFYCKVPLVHLEAGLRTGDRYNPFPEELNRRLTSQLASLHLAPTPTSRANLLADGIDPGDIVVTGNTVIDALYTVTSQSPSLDNPDLAPLLGRPMVLVTAHRRESWGEPMACSARAIARLAHAFPHMTFLLPAHLNPVVREVLLPPLADLDNVIVTNPLSYSDFALAMAASTIVLTDSGGVQEEAPSLGKPVLVMRETTERPEAVTAGTVRLVGTDEELIVEWVTRLLTRPAAYDEMARAVNPYGDGSAAQRSVAAIEHFFGLGPRPAEFAPVEAVGSY; from the coding sequence ATGGAGAAGGTTTTGGTGGTCTACGGAACTCGTCCCGAGGCGATCAAGATGGCGCCCGTCGTCACCGCCCTGCAGAGATCGGAAGTACTCGAACCCGTTGTCGCAGTGACCGGCCAGCACCGCGAGATGCTGGACCAGGTCAACACCCTGTTCGGTATCGAACCGAGCCACGACCTCGACATCCTCACCCAACGGCAAGGGCTCGAGGCCATCACGGCCAAGGCTCTCGGCGGGGTGTCGGATGTGATTGCCCGGGAGGAACCTGGTGCGGTTCTCGTCCAAGGAGATACGACGACCTGCTTCGCCGCGGCCCTCGCGGCGTTCTACTGCAAGGTGCCACTCGTACACCTCGAGGCCGGGCTCCGGACCGGGGATCGCTACAACCCCTTCCCCGAGGAACTGAACCGGCGCCTGACCTCGCAACTGGCGTCGCTGCACCTGGCGCCCACCCCCACCTCCCGCGCCAATCTCCTGGCGGACGGGATCGATCCCGGCGACATCGTCGTCACCGGCAACACAGTGATCGACGCGCTCTACACGGTGACCTCCCAGTCACCCTCGCTCGACAACCCGGATCTCGCTCCGCTGCTGGGTCGTCCGATGGTCCTCGTCACCGCACATCGACGCGAGTCCTGGGGAGAACCCATGGCGTGTTCGGCGCGGGCCATCGCCCGTCTGGCCCACGCGTTCCCGCACATGACCTTCCTGTTGCCGGCACACCTCAACCCGGTCGTGCGGGAGGTGCTCCTGCCGCCCCTCGCCGATCTCGACAATGTGATAGTGACGAATCCGCTGTCCTACAGCGACTTCGCACTCGCGATGGCGGCGTCGACGATCGTGCTGACCGACAGCGGCGGCGTGCAGGAGGAAGCACCGAGCCTCGGCAAGCCGGTCCTCGTGATGCGCGAGACCACCGAGCGACCCGAAGCCGTCACGGCGGGAACCGTCCGGCTGGTGGGGACGGACGAGGAACTCATCGTCGAATGGGTCACCCGTCTGCTCACCCGGCCCGCGGCCTACGACGAGATGGCTCGCGCGGTCAATCCGTACGGCGACGGGAGTGCCGCCCAGCGTTCGGTTGCGGCGATCGAGCACTTCTTCGGCCTCGGACCCCGCCCCGCGGAGTTCGCGCCCGTCGAAGCGGTCGGCTCCTACTGA
- a CDS encoding WecB/TagA/CpsF family glycosyltransferase yields the protein MTSSIARSPLLRSQYSLLATADAEHRSVYLLGAEQSVLDALVDALTTKYPGLRIAGAHHGYFDESEEEAIARAIRESRADMLFLGMPSPRKENFLRRWEDVLDVPIRHGVGGSFDVLAGITKRAPERWQRASMEWAYRLLQEPRRMWRRYLTTNTAFLILLARERFRTTPPYPRPEKLPTPRKHHG from the coding sequence GTGACCTCGAGCATCGCCAGGTCGCCGTTGTTGCGAAGCCAGTACTCGCTGCTCGCGACGGCCGACGCCGAACACCGCTCCGTCTATCTGCTCGGCGCGGAGCAGTCGGTGCTCGACGCCCTCGTCGACGCCCTCACCACGAAGTACCCCGGACTCCGGATCGCCGGCGCCCACCACGGCTACTTCGACGAATCGGAGGAGGAGGCGATCGCCCGGGCCATCCGCGAATCCCGGGCGGACATGCTGTTCCTCGGCATGCCCTCCCCTCGCAAGGAGAACTTCCTGCGGCGCTGGGAGGACGTGCTGGACGTCCCGATCCGTCACGGTGTGGGTGGCTCCTTCGACGTCCTCGCCGGGATCACCAAGCGCGCACCCGAGCGGTGGCAACGCGCCAGCATGGAGTGGGCCTACCGCCTCCTGCAGGAACCGCGCCGGATGTGGCGGCGCTATCTCACTACCAACACCGCGTTCCTGATCCTGCTCGCCCGCGAACGTTTCCGCACCACCCCGCCCTATCCGCGTCCCGAGAAACTCCCGACCCCGAGGAAGCATCATGGCTGA
- a CDS encoding VOC family protein, protein MASTIEFLEYHVGFALEEHDETHAYLRVGTEHHSLELVHDPSLMAFRYDGVGFRVDDEAVLSDLEERVRAAGHEVLPLTEGMKGLCRQGFAVVDPNGTLVELFTGFLEYAETPWPDLRPQRFVHPFVVTDRYEETLNFYMNVLGFLASDYVEDFTAFLRCEDRYHHSLAIRRADRYALEHACFIMGDLDGVMRRRARAQHKQVRILGDVVNHSASTSIAFYLYDERHGPRWELCDGHRVFTPEEHETHRPRRLKRDPRNIDVWRAASDDRTWAH, encoded by the coding sequence ATGGCATCCACCATCGAGTTCCTCGAGTACCACGTCGGTTTCGCACTCGAGGAGCACGACGAGACGCACGCCTATCTCCGTGTCGGCACCGAGCATCACAGCCTCGAGCTCGTCCACGATCCTTCCCTCATGGCGTTCCGATACGACGGCGTGGGATTCAGGGTGGACGACGAGGCCGTCCTGTCGGACCTGGAGGAACGCGTCCGCGCCGCCGGCCACGAGGTTCTACCGCTCACCGAAGGCATGAAAGGTCTCTGCCGGCAGGGGTTCGCGGTGGTCGACCCGAACGGCACCCTCGTCGAATTGTTCACGGGCTTCCTCGAATATGCCGAGACCCCGTGGCCGGACCTTCGTCCCCAGCGCTTCGTGCATCCCTTCGTGGTCACCGACCGCTACGAGGAGACCCTGAACTTCTACATGAACGTCCTGGGATTCCTGGCTTCGGACTACGTCGAGGACTTCACCGCGTTCCTGCGCTGCGAGGATCGCTACCACCACAGCCTCGCCATCCGCCGAGCGGACCGGTACGCCCTCGAACACGCGTGCTTCATCATGGGTGATCTCGACGGAGTGATGCGACGCCGGGCTCGTGCCCAGCACAAGCAGGTTCGTATCCTCGGCGATGTCGTGAACCACTCGGCGTCCACATCCATCGCCTTCTATCTCTACGACGAGCGGCACGGGCCCCGCTGGGAACTGTGCGACGGGCATCGGGTGTTCACACCCGAGGAACACGAGACGCACAGACCGCGTCGGCTGAAGCGGGATCCCCGCAACATCGATGTGTGGCGCGCCGCTTCCGACGACCGCACCTGGGCGCACTGA